One Cyprinus carpio isolate SPL01 chromosome B25, ASM1834038v1, whole genome shotgun sequence genomic region harbors:
- the LOC109112176 gene encoding carbonic anhydrase 5B, mitochondrial-like isoform X1 translates to MVTLSAIVAPLGRQIHRHLVKHVRSPRWIPSRACNLSACSSKLAFSQVHPMWQEPLAIPGGDRQSPIDIVVRKSVFDPQLRPLKVQYDPRTCQQIWNNGYSFLVEYDDTTDKSTVKGGPLEDQFRLCQFHFHWGENNAWGSEHSIDRRLFPAELHLVHWNSDKYSLFEEAVIEENGLAVIAVFLKIGKRHEGLQKLVDALPAVRHKDSLVEFTKFDPACLLPENIDDYWTYAGSLTTPPLTEAVTWIVMKRHIEVSHDQLAVFRSLLFTSAEEQVQRSMVNNFRVQQAVKGRTVRSSFTPFLQDAPSMK, encoded by the exons ATGGTGACGCTGAGTGCTATCGTCGCGCCTCTCGGTCGGCAGATCCACAGGCATCTGGTGAAGCACGTCAGAAGCCCGCGCTGGATACCATCTCGGGCATGTAACTTGTCTGCATGCTCCAGCAAGTTAGCTTTCAGCCAAG TGCATCCGATGTGGCAGGAGCCGCTCGCCATTCCCGGTGGAGATCGCCAGTCGCCTATTGACATTGTGGTGCGGAAAAGCGTCTTTGATCCACAGCTCAGACCGTTGAAGGTACAATATGACCCAAGGACCTGCCAGCAGATCTGGAATAATGGCTACTCTTTTCTGGTTGAGTACGACGACACAACTGACAAATCCA CTGTGAAAGGAGGACCATTGGAGGATCAGTTCAGACTGTGTCAGTTTCATTTTCACTGGGGGGAGAACAACGCCTGGGGATCTGAACACTCCATAGACCGCCGTCTTTTCCCTGCTGAG CTTCATCTTGTTCACTGGAACTCGGACAAGTACAGTTTGTTCGAGGAGGCTGTTATTGAAGAGAATGGACTAGCTGTTATTGCGGTCTTTCTGAAG ATTGGAAAGAGACACGAAGGTTTGCAGAAACTGGTGGATGCCTTGCCTGCAGTCAGGCACAAG GATAGTTTGGTAGAGTTCACCAAGTTCGACCCTGCATGTCTCCTCCCGGAGAACATCGATGACTACTGGACATATGCAGGTTCTCTGACCACTCCTCCTCTTACTGAGGCAGTGACATGGATTGTGATGAAACGGCACATTGAAGTCAGTCATGATCAG TTGGCAGTGTTTCGAAGTTTGCTGTTCACATCGGCAGAAGAGCAGGTGCAGAGAAGCATGGTCAACAACTTCCGTGTTCAGCAGGCTGTGAAGGGACGGACTGTCCGTTCTTCTTTCACCCCCTTCCTCCAAGATGCTCCCTCTATGAAATAG
- the LOC109112176 gene encoding carbonic anhydrase 5B, mitochondrial-like isoform X2: protein MCNSTHEAALCAIKLHPMWQEPLAIPGGDRQSPIDIVVRKSVFDPQLRPLKVQYDPRTCQQIWNNGYSFLVEYDDTTDKSTVKGGPLEDQFRLCQFHFHWGENNAWGSEHSIDRRLFPAELHLVHWNSDKYSLFEEAVIEENGLAVIAVFLKIGKRHEGLQKLVDALPAVRHKDSLVEFTKFDPACLLPENIDDYWTYAGSLTTPPLTEAVTWIVMKRHIEVSHDQLAVFRSLLFTSAEEQVQRSMVNNFRVQQAVKGRTVRSSFTPFLQDAPSMK from the exons ATGTGTAACTCAACGCATGAGGCTGCACTTTGTGCCATAAAAT TGCATCCGATGTGGCAGGAGCCGCTCGCCATTCCCGGTGGAGATCGCCAGTCGCCTATTGACATTGTGGTGCGGAAAAGCGTCTTTGATCCACAGCTCAGACCGTTGAAGGTACAATATGACCCAAGGACCTGCCAGCAGATCTGGAATAATGGCTACTCTTTTCTGGTTGAGTACGACGACACAACTGACAAATCCA CTGTGAAAGGAGGACCATTGGAGGATCAGTTCAGACTGTGTCAGTTTCATTTTCACTGGGGGGAGAACAACGCCTGGGGATCTGAACACTCCATAGACCGCCGTCTTTTCCCTGCTGAG CTTCATCTTGTTCACTGGAACTCGGACAAGTACAGTTTGTTCGAGGAGGCTGTTATTGAAGAGAATGGACTAGCTGTTATTGCGGTCTTTCTGAAG ATTGGAAAGAGACACGAAGGTTTGCAGAAACTGGTGGATGCCTTGCCTGCAGTCAGGCACAAG GATAGTTTGGTAGAGTTCACCAAGTTCGACCCTGCATGTCTCCTCCCGGAGAACATCGATGACTACTGGACATATGCAGGTTCTCTGACCACTCCTCCTCTTACTGAGGCAGTGACATGGATTGTGATGAAACGGCACATTGAAGTCAGTCATGATCAG TTGGCAGTGTTTCGAAGTTTGCTGTTCACATCGGCAGAAGAGCAGGTGCAGAGAAGCATGGTCAACAACTTCCGTGTTCAGCAGGCTGTGAAGGGACGGACTGTCCGTTCTTCTTTCACCCCCTTCCTCCAAGATGCTCCCTCTATGAAATAG